From Segatella copri, the proteins below share one genomic window:
- a CDS encoding AAA family ATPase, with amino-acid sequence MVQLNPFIIEGYLSPEYFCDRVEETALLTRHLTNRCNVALIAPRRLGKSGLIYNCFQQENIREQYHCIYIDIYDTKNLNEFVYALGKGILTALKPKGRKVWEFFLNMLQSLKSTISFDINGNPEWSVGLGDIQAPDITLDEIFAYLEQADKPCLVAIDEFQTVANYPEKTVEATLRKRIQNCHNANFVFSGSKRHMMALMFTSQSRPFYHSSSIMGLEAINEQTYLEFANHHLARNNKEISAAAFTYLYHHFDGITWYIQYVLNMLYTSISDRSLLQEDDVRMAIDSILSQQRFAYQALLFQLTAKQKQLLIAIAQESKPSSLMSQEFLQKYHLGASTVQGAVKTLLDRDFITQDEGVYQLCDKFLELSLRAG; translated from the coding sequence CAATGTCGCGTTGATTGCGCCAAGACGTCTGGGTAAGTCGGGACTGATTTATAATTGTTTTCAGCAGGAGAACATCCGTGAGCAGTATCATTGCATCTATATTGATATTTATGATACGAAGAATTTGAACGAATTCGTCTATGCGCTGGGCAAGGGAATCCTGACGGCACTCAAGCCAAAGGGCAGGAAAGTATGGGAATTTTTCCTGAATATGCTCCAGTCTCTGAAGTCAACTATCTCTTTTGACATCAATGGAAATCCGGAGTGGAGTGTTGGTTTGGGAGATATTCAGGCTCCGGATATTACGCTAGATGAGATCTTCGCTTATCTCGAACAGGCAGATAAACCTTGTCTGGTGGCGATAGATGAGTTTCAGACAGTTGCAAACTATCCAGAGAAAACCGTTGAGGCAACCTTGCGTAAGCGAATACAGAATTGCCACAATGCAAATTTTGTCTTTTCTGGCTCCAAGCGCCACATGATGGCATTGATGTTTACTTCCCAGTCACGCCCGTTCTATCATAGTTCGAGTATCATGGGGTTGGAGGCAATCAATGAGCAGACTTACCTGGAATTTGCCAATCACCATCTTGCCAGGAACAATAAAGAGATAAGTGCAGCGGCTTTTACCTATTTATATCATCATTTCGATGGCATTACCTGGTATATTCAGTATGTACTCAATATGCTCTATACTTCAATTTCTGATAGGTCTTTGTTGCAGGAGGATGATGTCAGGATGGCGATAGATAGCATCCTTTCCCAGCAGCGTTTTGCCTATCAGGCCTTGCTGTTTCAGCTTACAGCCAAGCAGAAACAGCTTCTCATAGCCATTGCTCAGGAAAGTAAGCCTTCTTCCCTGATGTCGCAAGAGTTTTTGCAGAAGTATCATCTTGGTGCAAGTACCGTGCAAGGAGCTGTCAAGACCTTACTGGACAGAGATTTTATCACGCAAGATGAAGGCGTTTATCAATTATGTGACAAGTTTTTGGAGTTGAGCCTGCGAGCTGGTTGA